The following are encoded in a window of Arthrobacter sp. NicSoilB4 genomic DNA:
- the kynA gene encoding tryptophan 2,3-dioxygenase has translation MTIEKNTRELDKEIVRDFSSRMSYASYLQLPTLLSAQQPVSTPEHHDEMLFIIQHQTTELWLKLVLHELRSAAAWLRSDDLGSALKAIARVKHIQKTLTEQWSVLATLTPTEYSQFRGFLGNSSGFQSSQYRAVEFLLGNKNRKMLPVFESDPEAHAMLLELLESPSIYDDFLAYLKRQGFDVPASLLERDVTQAHEFCAELVPVFKYIYENAADNWGAYEACEELVDLEDNFQLWRFRHLRTVQRTIGMKTGTGGSSGAAFLQKALELTFFPELFAVRTEIGQ, from the coding sequence GTGACAATTGAGAAGAACACCAGGGAGCTGGACAAGGAAATTGTCCGGGACTTCAGTTCCCGGATGAGCTACGCGTCCTACCTGCAGCTGCCGACGCTGCTCAGCGCCCAGCAGCCGGTCAGCACTCCGGAGCACCATGACGAGATGCTGTTTATCATCCAGCACCAGACCACGGAACTGTGGCTCAAGCTGGTCCTGCACGAGCTCCGCAGCGCTGCCGCCTGGCTCCGCTCCGACGACCTCGGCTCGGCGCTGAAGGCGATCGCCCGGGTCAAGCACATCCAGAAGACCCTGACCGAGCAGTGGTCCGTGCTGGCCACCCTCACGCCCACGGAGTACTCGCAGTTCCGCGGCTTCCTGGGCAACTCCTCCGGATTCCAGTCCAGCCAGTACCGCGCCGTCGAATTCCTGCTCGGCAATAAGAACCGCAAGATGCTGCCGGTGTTCGAATCCGACCCCGAAGCCCACGCTATGCTGCTGGAGCTCCTCGAATCCCCGAGCATCTACGATGACTTCCTCGCCTACCTCAAGCGCCAGGGCTTTGACGTTCCCGCGTCGCTGCTGGAGCGGGACGTCACCCAGGCGCACGAGTTCTGCGCCGAGCTGGTGCCGGTGTTCAAGTACATCTACGAGAACGCAGCGGACAACTGGGGCGCCTACGAGGCCTGCGAGGAGCTCGTGGACCTCGAGGACAACTTCCAGCTCTGGCGCTTCCGGCACCTGCGCACGGTGCAGCGCACCATCGGCATGAAGACCGGCACCGGCGGCTCCAGCGGCGCCGCCTTCCTGCAGAAGGCCCTGGAACTGACGTTCTTCCCCGAGCTTTTCGCCGTCCGGACGGAGATCGGCCAGTGA
- a CDS encoding bifunctional riboflavin kinase/FAD synthetase has product MVHIWNDPSEVPADFGPSVVTFGNFDGVHRGHQQVLSQLIRVARLNHARAVAITFDPHPAQVHRPESAPELIMGLEDKLVALGELGLDAVLVMKYSLELASLTPEEFVADVLVGSLKASHVVIGHDARFGRGNSGDLDTMQELGKKLGFEVLVISEFGSEGFPIHGELHDDGGKDRRCSSTWVREALREGDVATAAAVLGRAHRMRGEVVHGAARGRDLGFPTANLAPDASGYIPADGIYAGWLVDQAGTRWPAAISVGSNPTFYGVSRQVEAHVIDRPEEAVEDFDLYGQTVVVEFVARLRGMVAYRGPEALVDQMRLDVVQAHNILFAR; this is encoded by the coding sequence ATGGTCCACATCTGGAACGATCCGTCCGAAGTCCCGGCGGACTTTGGTCCCTCCGTCGTTACCTTTGGCAACTTCGACGGAGTGCACCGCGGCCACCAGCAGGTGCTCTCGCAGCTCATCCGGGTCGCCCGCCTGAACCACGCCCGTGCCGTTGCCATCACTTTCGATCCGCATCCGGCGCAGGTCCACCGTCCCGAATCCGCCCCCGAGCTGATCATGGGCCTGGAAGACAAATTGGTGGCGCTCGGCGAGCTGGGCCTCGACGCCGTGCTCGTGATGAAGTACTCCCTTGAACTGGCCAGCCTCACTCCCGAAGAATTCGTCGCCGACGTCCTGGTCGGCAGCCTGAAGGCAAGCCACGTGGTGATCGGCCACGACGCCCGCTTTGGCCGGGGAAATTCCGGCGACCTGGACACCATGCAGGAACTCGGCAAGAAGCTCGGCTTCGAAGTCCTCGTCATCAGCGAATTCGGTTCCGAAGGCTTTCCGATACACGGTGAACTGCACGACGACGGCGGCAAGGACCGCCGCTGTTCCTCCACCTGGGTGCGCGAGGCCCTGCGGGAGGGCGACGTCGCCACCGCCGCCGCCGTCCTGGGCCGGGCCCACCGGATGCGCGGAGAGGTGGTCCACGGCGCCGCGCGCGGCCGCGACCTCGGCTTCCCGACCGCCAACCTCGCCCCCGACGCCAGCGGCTACATCCCGGCGGACGGCATCTACGCCGGCTGGCTCGTGGACCAGGCCGGCACGCGCTGGCCAGCGGCCATCTCCGTCGGCTCCAACCCCACGTTCTACGGCGTCAGCCGGCAGGTGGAAGCCCACGTGATCGACCGCCCGGAAGAGGCCGTCGAGGACTTCGATCTGTACGGCCAGACAGTAGTGGTGGAATTCGTCGCCCGGCTGCGGGGGATGGTGGCGTACCGTGGCCCTGAGGCGTTGGTGGACCAGATGCGCCTGGACGTGGTCCAGGCCCACAACATCCTGTTCGCGCGCTAA
- a CDS encoding GNAT family N-acetyltransferase, whose amino-acid sequence MPEFTVLAGAPDCDSEVLALYESVGWTAYTREPDVLASAIRGSSFVVTARAAGGELVGLARAVSDDATICYVQDILVDPAFQKSGAGRALLEAVQKRYGHVRQMVLITDNEPGQRAFYEALGFTEGSDFRPEPLRVFAQFR is encoded by the coding sequence ATGCCAGAGTTCACGGTCCTTGCCGGCGCACCTGATTGCGACTCCGAGGTGCTGGCGCTGTACGAGTCCGTGGGCTGGACCGCCTACACCCGGGAACCCGATGTCCTCGCCAGCGCCATCCGCGGCTCGTCCTTCGTTGTCACGGCCCGGGCTGCCGGCGGCGAGCTGGTTGGGCTGGCCCGCGCCGTCTCTGACGACGCGACCATCTGCTACGTACAGGACATCCTGGTGGATCCGGCCTTCCAGAAATCGGGTGCCGGCCGTGCGCTGCTCGAAGCCGTGCAGAAACGCTACGGGCATGTCCGGCAGATGGTCCTGATCACCGACAACGAACCGGGACAGCGCGCCTTCTATGAGGCCCTGGGCTTCACCGAAGGCTCCGACTTCCGTCCCGAACCTCTGAGGGTCTTTGCCCAGTTCCGCTAA
- a CDS encoding GNAT family N-acetyltransferase, with amino-acid sequence MNISVSVRPCTAGDLAALGLHEPPGSGIAAGLLDRQTAGDLIYATAWTGVTPHGGAVLDFRAGPVPELKHLFVYPGSRGAGIGRALCLWLEERARLAGHSGIILGVEPGNTAARELYEELGYRTTGDVSTYSYGFPDAAGNSSTATETTHMYRKELPAHAAVDASTAPTPIEGGPSRVLFYGVTGSGKSSAARAYAQATGLPEFSADDDIGWLPGWQQRTVEEQRDIAATIADQDRWVLDSAYGVWRDVVLPRAELVVGLDYPRWLSLARLVRRSLRRSWTREPVCNGNHETLARLFVDDSIIRWHFRSFTRKRQVMRGLQTDASMPPTILFRHPRQLDEWLAQLPAQLPAKSTSAGQAESL; translated from the coding sequence ATGAACATATCCGTGAGCGTCCGCCCGTGCACGGCGGGCGATCTTGCCGCGCTGGGCCTGCACGAACCTCCGGGCTCGGGGATCGCCGCAGGCCTCTTGGACCGTCAGACTGCTGGGGACCTGATCTATGCCACGGCGTGGACCGGAGTCACCCCGCACGGCGGGGCGGTGCTGGATTTTCGTGCCGGGCCCGTCCCTGAGCTCAAGCATCTCTTCGTTTATCCCGGAAGCAGGGGAGCGGGGATAGGCCGGGCGCTCTGCCTCTGGCTGGAGGAACGTGCCAGGCTGGCTGGCCACAGCGGGATCATCCTCGGTGTTGAACCCGGAAACACAGCAGCAAGGGAACTCTACGAAGAACTTGGCTACCGGACCACCGGTGACGTCTCGACTTACTCGTACGGATTCCCTGATGCAGCCGGCAACTCATCTACTGCCACGGAAACGACTCACATGTACCGCAAAGAACTTCCCGCCCATGCAGCCGTTGACGCTTCGACTGCCCCCACACCAATCGAGGGGGGACCCTCCCGGGTCCTGTTCTACGGGGTGACAGGCAGCGGCAAGTCGTCCGCCGCCCGCGCCTACGCGCAGGCCACGGGGCTGCCCGAGTTCTCGGCGGACGATGACATCGGCTGGCTGCCCGGGTGGCAGCAGCGCACTGTCGAGGAGCAGCGGGACATCGCCGCCACAATTGCAGACCAGGACCGCTGGGTGCTGGACAGCGCCTACGGGGTCTGGCGGGACGTTGTGCTGCCACGGGCGGAGCTCGTCGTCGGACTGGACTATCCGCGCTGGCTCTCGCTGGCCAGGCTGGTCCGCCGCTCGCTCCGGCGGTCTTGGACCCGCGAACCCGTCTGCAACGGCAATCACGAAACGCTGGCCCGACTCTTCGTCGACGACTCGATTATCCGCTGGCATTTCCGGTCGTTCACAAGGAAGCGGCAGGTCATGCGGGGCCTCCAGACCGATGCCAGTATGCCGCCCACGATCCTGTTCCGCCATCCCCGGCAGCTCGACGAGTGGCTCGCGCAGCTGCCGGCGCAGTTGCCCGCCAAGTCCACGAGCGCCGGGCAGGCCGAAAGCCTCTGA
- the kynU gene encoding kynureninase, whose translation MSISASTEATDILWQRARDLDAADPLAAYRDHFIGSDTELSYLDGNSLGRPLKRTVADISTFIQDSWGGRLIRGWDEEWLELPQAIGDQLGRAVLGAAPGQTIIADSTTVVLYKLIRAALAAVTDPARTEIVLDTDNFPTDRYLVEGIAREEGLTLRWIDADPASGVTVEQVRDATGPATAVVVLSQIAYRSGFLADLPAITAAIHDAGALVVWDLCHSAGSVEIGLDAADVDFAAGCTYKYLNGGPGSPAFAYVNARHLPGLQQPIWGWMGRKDAFEMGPGYEAAAGIRGFLSGTPAIFGMLAMRGTLDLLEEVGMAAVREKSRLLTAFAVELHDAWLAPAGVELSTPRDPELRGSHITVDHPAFREMTSALWDQDVIPDFRAPQGIRIGLSPLSTSFTELYRGVAAIRGQLAGGASGQP comes from the coding sequence GTGAGCATCTCCGCCAGCACAGAAGCAACCGACATCCTGTGGCAGCGGGCCCGGGACCTCGACGCCGCCGACCCGCTGGCCGCCTACCGGGACCACTTCATCGGCTCGGACACGGAACTGTCGTACCTCGACGGAAACTCCCTGGGCCGCCCGCTCAAGCGCACCGTTGCCGATATCAGCACCTTCATCCAGGACAGCTGGGGCGGGAGGCTGATCCGCGGCTGGGACGAGGAATGGCTGGAACTCCCGCAGGCCATCGGTGACCAGCTCGGCAGGGCCGTCCTCGGTGCCGCGCCGGGGCAGACCATCATCGCCGACTCCACCACCGTGGTGTTGTACAAGCTGATCCGGGCCGCGCTGGCCGCCGTCACGGACCCGGCCCGCACCGAAATCGTGCTGGACACGGACAATTTCCCCACTGACCGCTACCTCGTCGAGGGTATCGCCCGCGAGGAAGGCCTCACGCTGCGCTGGATCGACGCCGATCCCGCCTCCGGCGTCACCGTCGAGCAGGTGCGCGACGCCACCGGCCCGGCCACCGCCGTCGTGGTCCTGAGTCAGATCGCCTACCGTTCCGGGTTCCTCGCGGACCTGCCCGCCATTACCGCCGCCATCCACGACGCCGGCGCCCTGGTGGTGTGGGACCTGTGCCATTCCGCCGGGTCGGTGGAGATTGGCCTGGACGCCGCCGACGTCGACTTCGCCGCCGGCTGCACCTACAAGTACCTCAACGGGGGACCGGGCTCGCCCGCGTTCGCTTACGTCAACGCCCGGCACCTGCCGGGCCTTCAACAGCCGATCTGGGGCTGGATGGGCCGCAAGGACGCTTTCGAGATGGGGCCCGGCTACGAGGCCGCTGCAGGCATCCGCGGCTTCCTCAGCGGGACCCCGGCGATTTTCGGAATGCTCGCCATGCGCGGCACGCTGGACCTGCTGGAAGAGGTGGGCATGGCCGCCGTCCGGGAGAAATCCAGGCTGCTGACCGCGTTCGCCGTCGAGCTCCATGACGCCTGGCTCGCCCCGGCGGGCGTTGAACTCTCGACCCCGCGGGATCCGGAGCTGCGTGGCAGCCACATCACGGTGGACCACCCGGCGTTCCGCGAGATGACCTCGGCACTTTGGGACCAGGATGTCATTCCGGATTTCCGCGCGCCGCAGGGCATCCGGATCGGCCTGTCGCCGCTCAGCACGTCCTTCACCGAGCTGTACCGCGGCGTGGCGGCCATCCGCGGACAGTTGGCGGGCGGCGCGTCCGGGCAGCCGTAG
- a CDS encoding DUF937 domain-containing protein, with product MSELQGILRQIPVDQIAGLLGTDRQTAQTAVEAAVPTLLAGMKNNAQASDGAASLESALSQHQDGLLDGGVDVSQVDTADGEKIVSHVFGGQQDQVASQLAGTAQLGGVGGDLVRKLLPILAPIVMSYLANKILVGRGQSSEAGSGDGGSAGAGGIDLGGILGGILGGGAAGGAGGMGGLGDLLGGLFGGGQSSSQAAVPDARQDSSLEPQAHPQGQPAGGAPRPGELIDVDLPESQPAERKSDDDGSGGFGGILGGLFGKK from the coding sequence ATGAGCGAGCTCCAAGGCATCCTGCGGCAGATACCGGTAGACCAGATTGCCGGCCTGCTCGGCACCGACCGGCAGACCGCCCAGACGGCGGTGGAGGCGGCGGTGCCCACGCTGCTGGCCGGCATGAAGAACAACGCGCAAGCCTCCGACGGCGCCGCCTCGCTGGAGTCGGCGCTCAGCCAGCACCAGGACGGGCTGTTGGATGGCGGGGTCGATGTCTCGCAGGTGGACACTGCGGATGGTGAGAAGATCGTGAGCCATGTCTTCGGCGGGCAGCAGGACCAGGTCGCCAGCCAACTCGCCGGGACGGCCCAGCTCGGCGGCGTGGGTGGGGACCTGGTCAGGAAGCTGCTGCCGATCCTTGCCCCGATCGTGATGTCCTATCTCGCGAACAAGATCCTCGTGGGCCGCGGACAGTCGTCCGAGGCTGGGTCCGGCGACGGCGGGTCGGCTGGTGCCGGCGGCATTGACCTCGGGGGAATTCTGGGCGGGATCCTGGGCGGCGGCGCTGCCGGCGGCGCCGGGGGGATGGGCGGTCTGGGCGATCTGCTGGGCGGGCTTTTCGGCGGGGGCCAGTCGTCCTCGCAGGCGGCCGTTCCGGACGCCAGGCAGGACTCGTCGCTGGAGCCTCAGGCCCACCCGCAGGGCCAGCCCGCGGGCGGCGCGCCGCGCCCCGGTGAGTTGATCGACGTCGACCTTCCCGAGAGCCAGCCGGCGGAGCGTAAGAGTGACGATGACGGGTCTGGCGGATTCGGCGGGATCCTGGGCGGTCTGTTCGGAAAGAAGTAG
- the rpsO gene encoding 30S ribosomal protein S15 — MALEAAVKQSIIQDFATSEGDTGSPEVQVAVLTQRIKDLTEHMKVHKHDYHTQRGLLAMVGRRKRMLTYLKNTDITRYRKLIERLGLRR, encoded by the coding sequence GTGGCACTTGAAGCCGCTGTAAAGCAGTCCATCATCCAGGATTTCGCAACGTCCGAGGGCGACACCGGTTCGCCGGAGGTCCAGGTTGCAGTCCTGACTCAGCGGATCAAGGATCTCACTGAGCACATGAAGGTGCACAAGCACGATTACCACACCCAGCGCGGTTTGCTGGCCATGGTTGGTCGTCGCAAGCGCATGCTGACCTACCTCAAGAACACTGACATCACCCGCTACCGTAAGCTCATCGAGCGCCTCGGCCTGCGCCGCTAG
- a CDS encoding polyribonucleotide nucleotidyltransferase, whose product MEGPEIQFSEAVIDNGRFGKRVIRFETGRLAKQAAGAAMVYIDEETALLSATTAGKHPREGFDFFPLTVDVEERMYAAGRIPGSFFRREGRPSTEAILACRLMDRPLRPAFVKGLRNEVQIVVTVLSINPDELYDVVAINASSMSTQLSGLPFSGPIGGVRVALVADENGSQWVAFPKHSQLENAVFNMVVAGRIAGDDVAIMMVEAEATDNSWNLIKEQGATAPTEEVVSEGLEAAKPFIKALCEAQSDLAARAAKPTVEFPVFLDYQDDVYAAVESAAADKLAAVFQIADKQERDTASDELKDEVTSSLAGQFEGREKELSAAFRSVTKQVVRQRILKDQIRIDGRGLTDIRQLTAEVEVLPRVHGSAIFERGETQIMGVTTLNMLKMEQQIDSLSPVTRKRYMHNYNFPPYSTGETGRVGSPKRREIGHGALAERAIMPVLPSREEFPYAIRQVSEALSSNGSTSMGSVCASTLSLLNAGVPLKAAVAGIAMGLVSDQVDGQTRYAALTDILGAEDAFGDMDFKVAGTSEFVTAIQLDTKLDGIPASVLAAALKQAREARLHILDVLNSAIDTPDELSEFAPRVIAVKIPVDKIGEVIGPKGKMINQIQEDTGADISIEDDGTVYIGATNGPSADAARSAINAIANPQIPEIGERYLGTVVKTTTFGAFVSLTPGKDGLLHISELRKIAGGKRVDNVDDVVSVGQKIQVEITKIDDRGKLSLSPVVADEAGSENADDAEVSLESAE is encoded by the coding sequence ATGGAGGGTCCCGAAATCCAGTTCTCAGAAGCAGTCATTGACAATGGCCGCTTCGGCAAGCGTGTAATCCGCTTCGAAACCGGCCGTCTTGCCAAGCAGGCAGCCGGCGCAGCGATGGTCTACATCGACGAAGAGACCGCGCTGCTGTCCGCCACCACCGCCGGCAAGCACCCGCGTGAAGGCTTCGACTTCTTCCCGCTGACCGTCGACGTCGAAGAGCGCATGTACGCCGCCGGCCGCATCCCGGGCTCGTTCTTCCGCCGCGAAGGCCGTCCCTCCACGGAAGCCATCCTGGCCTGCCGCCTCATGGACCGCCCGCTGCGCCCCGCCTTCGTCAAGGGCCTGCGCAACGAGGTCCAGATCGTCGTCACCGTGCTGTCCATCAACCCGGACGAGCTCTACGACGTGGTCGCGATCAACGCGTCCTCCATGTCCACGCAGCTCTCCGGCCTGCCCTTCTCCGGCCCGATCGGCGGCGTCCGCGTTGCCCTCGTCGCCGACGAGAACGGCTCGCAGTGGGTTGCGTTCCCGAAGCACTCCCAGCTCGAGAACGCCGTCTTCAACATGGTCGTTGCCGGCCGCATCGCCGGCGATGACGTCGCCATCATGATGGTTGAAGCCGAAGCCACCGACAACTCCTGGAACCTCATCAAGGAACAGGGCGCCACCGCCCCGACCGAAGAGGTTGTCTCCGAGGGCCTCGAGGCCGCCAAGCCGTTCATCAAGGCACTCTGCGAAGCACAGTCCGACCTGGCCGCCCGCGCAGCCAAGCCGACCGTCGAGTTCCCGGTCTTCCTGGACTACCAGGACGACGTCTACGCCGCTGTTGAGTCCGCTGCCGCCGACAAGCTGGCCGCTGTCTTCCAGATCGCCGACAAGCAGGAGCGCGACACCGCCTCCGACGAGCTCAAGGACGAGGTCACCTCCTCCCTGGCCGGCCAGTTCGAAGGCCGCGAGAAGGAGCTGTCCGCAGCCTTCCGCTCCGTCACCAAGCAGGTTGTGCGCCAGCGCATCCTCAAGGACCAGATCCGCATCGACGGCCGTGGCCTGACGGACATCCGCCAGCTCACCGCCGAGGTTGAGGTTCTGCCCCGCGTCCACGGCTCGGCCATCTTCGAACGCGGCGAGACCCAGATCATGGGTGTCACCACGCTGAACATGCTCAAGATGGAACAGCAGATCGACTCGCTGTCTCCCGTGACGCGCAAGCGCTACATGCACAACTACAACTTCCCGCCGTACTCCACCGGCGAGACCGGCCGCGTCGGCTCCCCGAAGCGCCGCGAAATCGGCCACGGTGCCCTCGCAGAGCGCGCCATCATGCCGGTGCTGCCGTCCCGCGAGGAATTCCCCTACGCCATCCGCCAGGTGTCTGAGGCTCTCAGCTCCAACGGTTCGACGTCGATGGGTTCCGTCTGCGCCTCCACGCTGTCCCTGCTGAACGCAGGTGTGCCGCTGAAGGCCGCTGTTGCCGGTATCGCCATGGGCCTGGTCTCCGACCAGGTTGACGGCCAGACCCGCTACGCCGCCCTGACCGATATCCTCGGCGCCGAAGATGCCTTCGGCGACATGGACTTCAAGGTCGCCGGTACCTCCGAGTTCGTCACGGCCATCCAGCTGGACACGAAGCTCGACGGCATCCCGGCCTCCGTCCTGGCAGCCGCCCTGAAGCAGGCCCGCGAAGCCCGCCTGCACATCCTGGACGTCCTGAACTCCGCGATCGACACCCCGGACGAGCTCTCCGAGTTCGCGCCGCGCGTCATCGCGGTCAAGATCCCGGTTGACAAGATCGGCGAGGTCATCGGCCCGAAGGGCAAGATGATCAACCAGATCCAGGAAGACACCGGAGCCGACATCTCGATCGAGGACGACGGAACTGTCTACATTGGCGCCACGAACGGCCCGTCTGCCGACGCAGCACGGTCCGCGATCAACGCCATCGCCAACCCGCAGATCCCGGAAATCGGCGAGCGCTACCTGGGCACGGTCGTCAAGACCACGACCTTCGGCGCCTTCGTTTCCCTGACCCCGGGCAAGGACGGCCTCCTGCACATCTCCGAGCTGCGCAAGATCGCCGGCGGCAAGCGCGTGGACAACGTCGACGACGTCGTCTCCGTTGGCCAGAAGATCCAGGTGGAAATCACCAAGATCGACGACCGCGGCAAGCTCTCCCTGTCTCCCGTTGTGGCTGACGAGGCGGGCTCGGAAAACGCTGACGACGCTGAGGTCTCCCTGGAGTCCGCAGAGTAG